A genomic region of Manihot esculenta cultivar AM560-2 chromosome 15, M.esculenta_v8, whole genome shotgun sequence contains the following coding sequences:
- the LOC110602736 gene encoding magnesium transporter MRS2-I — protein sequence MVFNMARDVHVVPADPQVAAASAAAAVKKKMQPARSWILIDASGQSTILDADKHAIMHRVQIHARDLRILDPLLSYPSTILGREGAIVLNLEHIKAIITSEEVLLRDPLDENVIPVVEELQRRLPPANLIPQGQGYGRENPSGQNEVEAGEEDESPFEFRALEVALEAICSFLAARTTELESAAYPALDELTSKISSRNLDRVRKLKSAMTRLTARVQKVRDELEQLLDDDDDMADLYLSRKLAGASPVSGSGGANWFSASPTIGSKISRASRASVATVRGDENDVEELEMLLEAYFMQIDSTLNKLTTLREYIDDTEDYINIQLDNHRNQLIQLELFLSSGTVCSSFYSLVAGIFGMNIPYTWNDNHGYMFKWVVMVTGAFCVAVLILIMSYARFKGLVGS from the exons ATGGTTTTCAACATGGCGAGGGACGTGCACGTGGTCCCTGCGGACCCTCAGGTTGCTGCAGCTTCTGCTGCGGCCGCCGTCAAGAAGAAGATGCAGCCGGCCAGGAGTTGGATTCTCATCGACGCTTCTGGACAAAGCACCATTCTTGATGCTGACAAGCACGCTATTATGCACCGCGTGCAGATTCACGCGCGCGATCTCCGTATTCTCGACCCATTGTTGTCGTATCCCTCTACCATTCTTGGACGAGAGGGGGCTATTGTTTTGAACTTGGAG CACATCAAGGCAATTATTACTTCTGAAGAG GTATTGCTTCGAGATCCACTGGATGAAAATGTCATCCCAGTTGTTGAGGAACTTCAAAGGCGACTACCCCCTGCAAATCTCATTCCCCAAGGCCAAGGATATGGGAGAGAGAATCCCAGTGGGCAAAATGAGGTTGAGGCGGGTGAAGAGGATG AGTCTCCATTTGAATTTCGGGCATTGGAGGTGGCTTTGGAAGCCATCTGTAGCTTTCTAGCTGCACGTACAACAGAACTAGAGTCTGCTGCTTATCCTGCTTTAGATGAGCTTACCTCCAAA ATTAGTAGCCGTAACTTGGATAGAGTTCGTAAACTGAAGAGTGCAATGACTAGGTTGACTGCTCGGGTTCAGAAG GTAAGAGATGAGCTTGAGCAACTGCTGGATGACGATGATGATATGGCGGACCTGTACTTGTCAAGAAAGTTGGCTGGTGCATCGCCAGTTAGTGGATCAGGTGGTGCCAATTGGTTTTCTGCCTCCCCTACCATAGGTTCAAAAATTTCTAGGGCAAGTAGAGCGAGTGTGGCAACAGTTCGTGGAGATGAGAATGACGTTGAGGAGCTTGAAATGTTACTAGAG GCCTATTTTATGCAAATTGATAGCACTCTGAACAAATTAACTACG TTGCGTGAATACATTGATGATACAGAGGATTACATTAATATTCAG CTTGACAATCATCGAAACCAGCTGATTCAG TTAGAGCTCTTTCTAAGTTCAGGAACTGTCTGTTCATCCTTCTATTCTTTGGTGGCTGGAATATTTGGCATGAATATCCCATATACATGGAATGATAACCATGGATATATGTTTAAATGG GTGGTAATGGTAACAGGAGCATTTTGTGTAGCTGTGTTAATACTAATTATGTCCTATGCTCGGTTTAAGGGTTTGGTTGGATCTTGA
- the LOC110600894 gene encoding PRA1 family protein D, whose protein sequence is MSNSPQFFSRLKQTSQSLKSSLHPWPLFIDLTSINLPSSIPDATTRITQNLTHFRANYSIILLLVLFFRLLYHPLSLIAFFITLVAWVFLYFSREEPLTLFGYQVDDLLVLVALFVVTILVLVWSGVWLNVVAAIGIGVLFMVFHAVLRSTDDLVADDIETSPYVNLLSEDDSPRGGL, encoded by the coding sequence ATGTCCAATTCGCCCCAATTCTTCTCTCGCCTCAAGCAAACCTCCCAATCCCTAAAATCCAGTCTTCATCCGTGGCCCCTTTTCATAGACCTCACCTCTATCAACCTCCCATCCTCCATTCCCGACGCCACTACTCGCATAACTCAGAATCTCACTCATTTTCGCGCTAATTACTCTATAATTCTCTTACTCGTCCTCTTCTTTAGGCTTTTGTATCATCCTCTCTCCCTAATTGCCTTCTTTATCACGCTCGTCGCTTGGGTATTTCTCTACTTCTCTCGCGAGGAGCCGCTTACTCTTTTTGGTTACCAGGTGGATGATTTGCTGGTTTTAGTTGCCCTTTTCGTGGTTACGATTTTGGTGTTGGTTTGGAGTGGCGTTTGGCTTAATGTTGTAGCCGCGATAGGAATCGGTGTGCTTTTTATGGTTTTTCACGCGGTGCTGAGGAGTACGGATGATCTTGTTGCGGATGATATAGAAACGTCGCCGTATGTAAACCTGCTTTCTGAAGATGATAGCCCAAGAGGGGGCTTGTAG
- the LOC110600731 gene encoding 40S ribosomal protein S15 produces the protein MADVETEVAAGQPKKRTFKKFSFRGVDLDALLDMSTDELVKLFHARARRRFQRGLKRKPMALIKKLRKAKREAPPGEKPEPVRTHLRNMIIVPEMIGSIIGVYNGKTFNQVEIKPEMIGHYLAEFSISYKPVKHGRPGIGATHSSRFIPLK, from the exons ATG GCGGATGTTGAGACAGAGGTGGCTGCTGGACAGCCAAAGAAGAGAACGTTCAAGAAGTTCAGCTTCAGAGGTGTGGATTTGGATGCTCTCCTTGACATGTCCACTGATGAGCTTGTCAAGCTCTTCCATGCCCGTGCTCGGAGAAG GTTCCAGAGAGGTCTGAAGAGAAAGCCCATGGCTCTAATCAAGAAGCTGCGCAAGGCG AAGAGGGAGGCCCCACCTGGTGAGAAGCCAGAACCTGTTCGAACCCATCTGCGTAATATGATTATTGTACCTGAGATGATTGGAAGCATTATCGGTGTTTACAATGGGAAGACCTTCAATCAGGTTGAAATCAAACCTGAAATGATTGGTCATTATTTGGCGGAGTTCTCAATCTCATACAAGCCTGTTAAGCATGGTAGACCTGGTATTGGTGCCACCCATTCATCTAGGTTCATTCCTCTCAAGTGA